In Sphingomonas psychrotolerans, the following proteins share a genomic window:
- the gspG gene encoding type II secretion system major pseudopilin GspG — MKQFSDIALLRQNSKRRTILNKGEAGFTLLEMMIVLVIIAVIAGLVTVNVMGRPDEAKATTTKSNISSITGALKMYRLDNGAYPTSEQGLKALIEKPTAPPVPGGWAQGGYLSAPALDGWQKPYAYQSDGMTFTIRSLGRDGKPGGEGVDADIDGKG, encoded by the coding sequence TTGAAACAATTTAGTGACATCGCACTGCTTAGGCAGAACAGCAAGCGCCGCACAATCCTGAACAAGGGCGAAGCGGGCTTCACGCTGCTCGAGATGATGATCGTGCTGGTGATCATCGCGGTCATCGCCGGCCTGGTCACCGTCAACGTGATGGGTCGGCCGGACGAAGCGAAGGCCACCACGACCAAATCCAACATCAGCAGCATCACGGGCGCGCTGAAGATGTACCGCCTCGACAACGGCGCCTACCCGACCTCGGAACAAGGGCTGAAGGCTCTCATCGAGAAGCCCACCGCACCGCCGGTGCCGGGCGGCTGGGCGCAGGGCGGCTATCTCTCGGCGCCGGCGCTCGACGGCTGGCAGAAGCCCTATGCCTATCAGTCCGACGGGATGACCTTCACGATTCGCTCGCTTGGCCGTGACGGCAAACCCGGCGGCGAAGGCGTCGACGCCGATATCGACGGCAAGGGCTGA
- a CDS encoding type II secretion system F family protein encodes MPAYAYRAADRSGATKRGIIEASSPAAARALLREQALLPLSVEVAGARGASFGSIQLPRFRRSGISSKALATITRQIATLAGSDIAIEEALRLVATQSEQPQVSSLLVDVRGAILDGRSFAAALAQHPKAFPEFYRASVAAGESSGRLPDVLNHLAEFVENRQANGQKLQLALLYPALLALVSVGMMVLLLIYVVPDIVRVFVSRGADLPLLTRMLIAISWFLQNFGLYLLLAFAVAGLFAARWMRVPANRLRLHRMFTERRPFRRFSRQINAARFAGSLSTLVGSAVPLVEALHAAAAVTPNRWVQAKALGVAQRVREGVSLRAAMQEAGVFPTMLVAIVASGETSGRLAPALGRAAHELERELDALVTTLVALVEPLVLLVMGGLVLLMVLAILLPIINLNNLVTM; translated from the coding sequence ATGCCTGCTTACGCCTACCGCGCTGCCGACCGGAGCGGCGCCACGAAGCGCGGCATCATCGAAGCCTCGTCGCCCGCCGCGGCGCGTGCGCTGCTGCGCGAGCAGGCGCTGTTGCCTTTGTCGGTCGAGGTGGCGGGCGCGCGCGGCGCGTCGTTTGGAAGCATCCAGCTGCCCCGCTTTCGCCGCTCCGGCATCTCGTCCAAGGCGCTGGCGACGATCACCCGCCAGATCGCCACGCTCGCCGGATCGGACATCGCGATCGAGGAAGCGCTCCGCCTCGTCGCCACCCAGTCCGAACAGCCGCAGGTGAGTTCCTTGCTGGTCGACGTGCGCGGCGCGATTCTCGACGGGCGCAGCTTCGCCGCGGCGCTGGCGCAGCATCCCAAGGCCTTTCCCGAATTCTACCGCGCCTCGGTGGCGGCGGGCGAATCCTCGGGGCGGCTGCCGGACGTGCTCAACCACCTCGCCGAATTCGTCGAGAACCGGCAGGCCAACGGCCAGAAGCTCCAGCTCGCTCTGCTCTATCCGGCGCTGCTCGCTCTGGTCTCGGTGGGCATGATGGTGCTGCTGTTGATCTATGTCGTGCCCGACATCGTCCGCGTCTTCGTCTCGCGCGGCGCCGATCTGCCTTTGCTCACCCGGATGCTGATCGCGATCAGCTGGTTCCTGCAGAATTTCGGACTTTACCTGCTGCTCGCGTTCGCCGTGGCCGGACTGTTCGCGGCGCGCTGGATGCGCGTGCCCGCCAACCGGTTGCGGCTGCATCGCATGTTCACCGAGCGCCGGCCGTTCCGCCGCTTCAGCCGCCAGATCAACGCTGCGCGCTTCGCCGGCAGCCTGTCGACGCTGGTGGGGAGCGCAGTGCCTCTGGTCGAGGCGCTCCACGCGGCGGCGGCGGTGACTCCCAATCGCTGGGTGCAGGCAAAGGCGCTCGGCGTCGCCCAGCGCGTTCGTGAGGGCGTCAGCCTGCGCGCGGCGATGCAGGAGGCGGGGGTATTCCCGACGATGCTGGTCGCGATCGTCGCCAGCGGCGAAACCAGCGGACGGCTCGCGCCCGCTCTGGGCCGCGCGGCGCACGAGCTCGAGCGCGAGCTGGACGCGCTGGTGACGACCCTCGTCGCCTTGGTCGAGCCGCTGGTGCTGCTGGTAATGGGCGGGCTGGTGCTGCTGATGGTGCTCGCGATCCTGCTGCCGATCATCAACCTCAACAATCTGGTGACGATGTAG
- the gspL gene encoding type II secretion system protein GspL has product MTASSRAPGAPDAPESLATGVWTLAGDRLIIAERGGPATIVVPTGQVRLLAVDLPLASRAKRLEALPFAVEELIAEPVESVHLALGAEVAPKRYLVGVVRHELMAAWVDSAEDAGLGHAAMVPDALALPRPAEGEWSVDLGADRAVVRAGDGTGFAIPPAMLQAAWQAAGRPVARSYGAPLPAEMLAAGSTIEPATLAERLLAPALDLRQGPYARRRAGLPNIWRRLGWVVALGAAAHVVIATADTLMLRTIADRREADTRALAAVAAPGANLGGDLAATIADLLPTGSSAPPDTFLPLLSRVSGALGPLAGVITVRAINYQANALTLDLDGTDPGLAGRVDAALRASRVRGSVTRSPDGSIRITASNT; this is encoded by the coding sequence GTGACAGCCTCCAGTCGCGCCCCAGGAGCGCCCGACGCGCCGGAATCGCTCGCCACGGGAGTGTGGACGCTGGCGGGCGATCGGCTGATCATAGCCGAGCGGGGTGGCCCTGCAACCATCGTCGTGCCGACCGGGCAGGTGCGCCTGCTCGCAGTGGACCTTCCGCTGGCGAGTCGCGCGAAACGGCTCGAGGCGCTGCCATTCGCGGTCGAGGAACTGATCGCCGAACCGGTCGAGTCGGTCCATCTCGCGCTTGGCGCCGAAGTGGCGCCGAAACGCTATCTGGTCGGCGTGGTGCGGCACGAATTGATGGCGGCGTGGGTCGACTCGGCGGAGGATGCCGGGCTCGGGCACGCCGCGATGGTCCCCGACGCGCTGGCGCTGCCACGGCCGGCCGAGGGCGAGTGGTCGGTCGATCTCGGCGCGGACCGGGCAGTGGTCCGCGCCGGCGACGGCACCGGCTTCGCGATTCCCCCGGCGATGCTACAGGCGGCATGGCAGGCCGCAGGACGCCCCGTCGCGCGCTCCTATGGCGCGCCGCTGCCTGCGGAGATGCTGGCCGCCGGATCGACGATCGAGCCCGCAACTCTTGCGGAGCGGCTGCTCGCGCCTGCGCTGGACCTGCGTCAGGGGCCTTATGCCCGCCGTCGTGCCGGGTTGCCCAATATCTGGCGGCGGCTCGGCTGGGTCGTCGCTTTGGGCGCAGCAGCGCATGTCGTGATCGCGACTGCCGACACGCTGATGCTGCGCACGATCGCGGATCGGCGCGAGGCCGATACGCGCGCGCTGGCAGCGGTCGCCGCGCCGGGTGCCAATCTCGGCGGCGATCTTGCCGCGACCATCGCCGATCTGCTGCCCACCGGGAGCAGCGCGCCACCCGATACCTTCCTGCCGCTGCTGAGCCGCGTCTCTGGCGCGCTGGGGCCGTTGGCGGGAGTGATCACCGTGCGCGCGATCAACTATCAGGCCAATGCCCTGACGCTCGATCTCGACGGGACCGATCCTGGCCTCGCGGGCCGTGTCGATGCCGCATTGCGCGCGTCGCGGGTGCGCGGCAGCGTTACCCGCTCGCCCGACGGCAGCATCCGCATTACGGCGAGTAACACATGA
- the gspI gene encoding type II secretion system minor pseudopilin GspI — MADDDGFSLIEALVALAVLAIATVGLMRTVQSHIDSTRGVERRTAAMWVAENRLAELETRMPTASADRVEMLGEQWRIAVTRRGTDDPEIQRVRIEVFPVQESTPLASLDGFVDGRKG, encoded by the coding sequence GTGGCCGACGACGACGGCTTCTCCCTGATCGAGGCGCTCGTTGCTCTCGCCGTCCTCGCCATCGCCACTGTCGGCCTGATGCGTACCGTCCAGTCGCACATCGATTCGACGCGCGGGGTCGAGCGACGCACCGCGGCGATGTGGGTCGCCGAAAACCGGCTCGCCGAACTCGAAACCAGAATGCCCACTGCCAGCGCCGATCGGGTCGAGATGCTCGGCGAGCAATGGCGGATCGCCGTGACGCGGCGGGGCACCGACGACCCCGAAATCCAGCGCGTACGCATCGAAGTGTTTCCGGTGCAGGAAAGCACGCCCCTTGCATCGCTCGACGGCTTCGTGGACGGACGCAAGGGATGA
- the gspE gene encoding type II secretion system ATPase GspE, giving the protein MSETLILIDDAPATLPYSFARKNGVLLRRGAAGVECVHRANVSLDALLEVQRIAPAAAYVAVSDEAFDAALSAVYSGSAGAAADFDLGDMDLAALADSAASIDDLLDTRDDAPVIRLINALLLEAVKEGASDMHIETQEKRLVVRFRVDGVLRDMIEPPRALAPLLVSRIKVMAKLDIAERRVPQDGRVTLRIGGHDVDARVSTIPTQHGERVVMRLLEKGSLRLDMEALGMNARDRAVFNRLLERPHGMLLVTGPTGSGKTTTLYSALSRLNDRKRNIMTVEDPIEYELAGIGQTQVNPRTDMTFARGLRAILRQDPDVIMVGEIRDHETAQVAVRSAMTGHFVLSTLHTNSAIGSVTRLIDMGVERYLLAPMLVGLAAQRLVRRLCPSCRREDVAGEADSLLLGGAIRPGETLWRAEGCAECHNEGYRGRAGLYEVVAVDERFQKMIHDGVSEADLEAHARKDNPSLLDDGLAKVRSGVTTVDEVARVVREEA; this is encoded by the coding sequence ATGAGCGAGACACTGATCCTGATCGACGACGCACCCGCGACCTTGCCGTACAGCTTCGCGCGCAAGAACGGCGTGTTGCTCCGTCGGGGTGCCGCGGGGGTCGAGTGCGTCCACCGCGCGAATGTGAGCCTCGACGCGCTCCTTGAAGTACAGCGGATCGCCCCCGCGGCGGCTTATGTGGCCGTCAGCGACGAGGCCTTCGATGCCGCGCTGAGCGCAGTCTACAGCGGCAGCGCGGGCGCCGCGGCCGATTTCGATCTCGGCGACATGGACCTCGCGGCACTCGCCGACAGCGCCGCATCGATCGACGATCTGCTGGATACCCGCGACGACGCCCCGGTGATCCGGCTGATCAACGCGCTGCTGCTCGAGGCGGTCAAGGAAGGCGCGTCGGACATGCATATCGAGACGCAGGAAAAGCGGCTCGTGGTCCGTTTCCGCGTCGACGGCGTGCTGCGCGACATGATCGAGCCGCCGCGCGCGTTGGCGCCGTTGCTGGTCAGCCGCATCAAGGTGATGGCCAAGCTCGACATCGCGGAACGGCGCGTGCCGCAGGACGGGCGGGTGACGTTGCGTATCGGCGGGCACGATGTCGATGCGCGCGTCTCGACCATCCCGACCCAGCATGGTGAGCGGGTGGTGATGCGCCTGCTCGAAAAAGGCTCGCTGCGGCTCGATATGGAAGCGCTCGGGATGAACGCGCGCGACCGCGCGGTGTTCAACCGGCTGCTCGAGCGTCCGCACGGCATGCTGCTCGTCACCGGGCCGACCGGGTCGGGCAAGACGACCACGCTCTATTCGGCGCTGAGCCGGCTCAATGACCGTAAGCGTAACATCATGACGGTCGAGGATCCGATCGAATATGAGCTGGCCGGGATCGGCCAGACCCAGGTCAATCCGCGCACCGACATGACGTTTGCGAGAGGTCTGCGCGCGATCCTGCGCCAGGATCCCGACGTGATCATGGTCGGCGAGATCCGCGATCACGAGACCGCGCAGGTCGCGGTGCGCTCGGCGATGACCGGCCATTTCGTGCTCTCGACGCTCCACACCAACAGCGCGATCGGCTCTGTGACCCGGCTGATCGACATGGGGGTGGAGCGCTATCTGCTGGCGCCGATGCTGGTCGGGCTGGCGGCGCAGCGGCTGGTGCGCCGGCTCTGCCCGAGCTGCCGGCGCGAGGATGTTGCGGGCGAGGCGGATTCGCTGTTGCTCGGCGGCGCGATCCGTCCCGGCGAGACGCTGTGGCGCGCCGAGGGCTGCGCCGAATGCCACAACGAGGGCTATCGCGGCCGGGCCGGGCTGTACGAAGTCGTCGCGGTGGACGAGCGGTTCCAGAAGATGATCCATGACGGCGTGTCGGAAGCCGATCTCGAGGCGCATGCCCGCAAGGACAATCCGAGCCTGCTCGACGACGGGCTGGCCAAGGTGCGCAGCGGGGTGACCACGGTCGACGAAGTCGCCCGCGTCGTGCGCGAAGAGGCCTGA
- a CDS encoding ABC transporter substrate-binding protein, translating into MDRRSLLRLLQSGLVASAASVVLPSHAFATAGKKDKRPIALLVPLTGPRARLGLSMRQAALLAENSQFVLSFDTGGTAAGAAAAAGQALRRKPALILGPLSAEEVPAVSSSVAGRVPIIAFSNDAVLRAPGTWIFGITARQVTSAVLRYARSRGVKSVAVIDDGSPWSAAAALAAGQLESEIGVQVRVLEVKAGQPLPAAGDAPDGVLLPGSGEAVLAAARNLKDSGIQLLGTLQGIDNRPQALEALDGAWIASPDPAAFGTFASEFAARNGGDAGTITALAYDAAGIANALRNANTLNAEGLLDGKGFRCVTGPVRFRTDGSVARDFAILVARPHGYEPVAVSSGS; encoded by the coding sequence ATGGACCGGCGGTCCCTGCTGCGCTTGCTGCAATCAGGCCTGGTCGCGTCAGCGGCATCGGTCGTGCTTCCCTCGCATGCATTCGCAACAGCCGGGAAGAAGGACAAGCGCCCGATCGCCCTGCTGGTGCCGCTCACCGGACCGCGAGCGCGGCTGGGGCTTAGCATGCGGCAAGCGGCGTTGCTCGCTGAAAACAGCCAATTTGTGCTGAGCTTCGACACCGGCGGAACGGCAGCCGGCGCCGCGGCCGCGGCGGGGCAGGCACTGCGCCGCAAGCCCGCCCTGATCCTCGGGCCGCTCTCGGCCGAGGAAGTGCCGGCGGTGAGCAGCAGCGTCGCGGGCCGGGTGCCGATCATCGCCTTCAGCAACGATGCCGTGCTGCGCGCGCCGGGCACCTGGATCTTCGGGATCACCGCACGGCAAGTTACCAGCGCGGTCCTGCGCTATGCCCGCTCGCGTGGCGTGAAGAGCGTCGCAGTGATCGACGATGGCAGCCCTTGGAGCGCCGCGGCGGCGCTGGCGGCGGGCCAGCTGGAGAGCGAAATCGGCGTGCAGGTGCGCGTGCTCGAAGTCAAAGCGGGGCAGCCGCTGCCTGCTGCCGGCGACGCGCCCGATGGCGTGTTGTTGCCCGGCAGCGGCGAGGCAGTGCTGGCCGCGGCGCGCAACCTCAAGGACAGCGGCATCCAGCTGCTCGGCACGTTGCAGGGCATCGACAATCGCCCGCAGGCGCTCGAGGCGCTCGACGGGGCGTGGATCGCCAGCCCGGATCCCGCCGCGTTCGGCACCTTCGCGAGCGAATTCGCTGCGCGCAACGGCGGCGATGCGGGGACGATCACGGCGCTCGCTTATGACGCGGCAGGAATCGCCAACGCGCTGCGCAATGCCAACACGCTCAATGCCGAGGGCCTGCTCGACGGCAAGGGCTTCCGTTGCGTGACCGGACCGGTGCGCTTCCGCACCGATGGTTCGGTCGCGCGCGACTTCGCGATCCTCGTGGCCCGGCCGCACGGCTATGAACCGGTGGCGGTGAGCTCGGGATCGTGA
- the gspD gene encoding type II secretion system secretin GspD, producing MHKIRSTLAALALAGVALDSVAVAQNAADQGQPGDIVINMRGVELADVADQISRITGRTLILDPAVKGVVTVTSATPLSPSGVWELFQSVLRANGFSAVRSGRAWRIVPAANAVRDGGVPNRAAGGQELVTRMVRLANVPAADVARVIRPLVATFGSVEPLTSPNAVVITDYADNVRRVEAIARQLDGGSGATFATITLRNGNAADVAQSLQTVLGDPQGGTGARVAADARSNTVIIRGTPAAVAEARRIAASLDQPGGATPITRMFRLNYADAETVTDVLRGVLGQGEAADNPIARSLSGSNSNPFARLGGSQGITALSNSSASTGSGLGNAMQAANAATQPVMQNQPAQTPQGFSTPDLTVQPAPELNAVVVRGTPSAIASIENLITELDVRRPQVLIEAAIAEITGDDAEALGVQLGTSGAALQPQGVGTSFDQAGTSLGSILKALNVPAGALIGNGLTGNIRIGDDFSILVQALGTSTRANLLSTPQITVLDNVAGEFVSGQNVPFVTGSVLTDSTSVAPYTTIERKDVGITLRVLPRVNAGDTIRLQVNQEASSIATAQTAAASDLVTNRRAINTTVLADNGQTIVLGGLITDDREDSRQQVPILGDIPIVGELFKSRRETRQKRTLFIFLKPTILRDPADAAAAAKDKYARLRADEIANTRRSSLLLAPPTPRLTVEIDGIY from the coding sequence GTGCACAAGATTCGCTCCACTCTCGCCGCTCTCGCGCTTGCCGGCGTCGCGCTCGACAGCGTCGCCGTCGCACAAAATGCGGCCGACCAAGGCCAGCCGGGCGACATCGTGATCAACATGCGCGGCGTGGAGCTCGCCGACGTAGCCGATCAGATTTCGCGAATCACCGGCCGCACCTTGATCCTCGATCCCGCCGTGAAAGGTGTGGTGACGGTCACGTCGGCGACCCCGCTTTCGCCCTCGGGCGTCTGGGAGTTGTTCCAGTCGGTGTTGCGCGCCAACGGCTTCTCGGCGGTCCGTTCGGGCCGTGCGTGGCGGATCGTCCCTGCGGCCAATGCGGTGCGCGACGGCGGCGTGCCCAACCGCGCCGCCGGCGGGCAGGAACTGGTAACCCGCATGGTTCGCCTCGCCAACGTGCCGGCGGCGGACGTCGCGCGAGTCATCCGTCCGCTGGTCGCGACTTTCGGCAGTGTCGAGCCGCTGACCAGCCCCAATGCCGTGGTGATCACCGATTATGCCGACAATGTCCGCCGGGTAGAGGCTATCGCCCGCCAGCTGGACGGCGGCAGCGGCGCCACTTTCGCGACGATCACGCTGCGCAACGGCAACGCCGCCGACGTCGCCCAGTCTCTCCAGACCGTCCTCGGCGATCCGCAGGGCGGCACCGGAGCCCGCGTCGCGGCCGATGCGCGCAGCAACACCGTGATCATTCGCGGCACCCCCGCCGCGGTCGCCGAGGCGCGCCGGATCGCCGCATCGCTCGATCAGCCGGGCGGCGCGACGCCGATCACCCGGATGTTCCGGCTGAACTATGCCGACGCCGAAACCGTGACCGACGTGCTGCGCGGTGTGCTCGGCCAGGGCGAGGCGGCGGACAATCCGATCGCGCGCAGCCTTTCGGGATCGAACAGCAATCCGTTCGCGCGGCTGGGCGGTTCGCAGGGCATCACGGCGCTCTCCAACAGTTCCGCCTCGACCGGCAGTGGGCTGGGCAATGCGATGCAGGCCGCGAATGCCGCGACCCAACCGGTGATGCAGAACCAGCCGGCGCAGACGCCGCAGGGCTTCTCGACGCCCGACCTTACCGTTCAGCCCGCGCCCGAGCTCAACGCCGTGGTGGTACGGGGCACCCCCTCCGCGATCGCGTCGATCGAGAATTTGATCACCGAACTCGACGTGCGGCGCCCGCAGGTGCTGATCGAGGCGGCCATCGCTGAAATCACCGGCGACGATGCCGAGGCGCTCGGCGTCCAGCTCGGCACCAGCGGCGCCGCGCTCCAGCCGCAGGGCGTCGGAACTTCGTTCGATCAGGCGGGGACATCGCTCGGCTCGATCCTCAAGGCGCTCAATGTGCCCGCCGGTGCGCTGATCGGCAACGGGCTCACCGGCAATATCCGCATCGGCGACGATTTCTCGATCCTCGTCCAGGCGCTGGGCACGTCGACCCGGGCCAATCTGCTGTCGACGCCGCAGATCACGGTGCTCGACAATGTCGCCGGGGAGTTCGTCTCGGGGCAGAACGTGCCGTTCGTCACCGGATCGGTGCTGACCGATTCGACTTCGGTGGCGCCCTACACGACAATTGAGCGCAAGGACGTCGGCATCACCTTGCGCGTGCTGCCGCGGGTCAATGCCGGCGACACGATCCGGCTGCAGGTCAACCAGGAAGCTTCGTCGATCGCAACGGCGCAGACCGCGGCAGCCTCCGACCTCGTGACCAATCGCCGCGCGATCAACACCACCGTTCTCGCTGACAACGGCCAGACGATCGTGCTGGGAGGGCTGATCACCGACGACCGGGAGGATTCGCGCCAGCAGGTGCCGATCCTCGGCGACATCCCGATCGTCGGCGAACTGTTCAAGAGCCGGCGCGAGACGCGGCAGAAGCGCACCTTGTTCATCTTCCTCAAGCCGACGATCCTGCGCGATCCGGCCGACGCGGCCGCTGCCGCGAAAGACAAATATGCGCGGCTGCGCGCCGACGAGATCGCCAATACCCGCCGTTCCAGCCTGCTGCTCGCGCCGCCCACGCCGCGGCTGACCGTCGAGATCGACGGGATCTACTAA
- a CDS encoding prepilin-type N-terminal cleavage/methylation domain-containing protein: MRGSRRSAIDRDAGFTLLEMMIVLVVIAVMAGAVTLGIGSVTRAPSVETEARRLATRLQAAADDAMLGDRMMAFTVEKHGYGFATIGANGKLTARTDDALGFHRLPGGMVVTLSVRPPVILGVDGAGRPLSAVVESGDQRWLVSYDGLTARAAPAPAPKT, encoded by the coding sequence ATGCGGGGGTCCCGACGAAGCGCGATCGATCGCGACGCGGGCTTCACCCTGCTCGAAATGATGATCGTGCTCGTCGTCATCGCAGTGATGGCAGGAGCGGTGACGCTCGGCATCGGCAGCGTGACGCGTGCCCCGAGCGTCGAGACCGAAGCGCGGCGCCTCGCCACCCGGCTACAGGCGGCAGCCGATGATGCGATGCTCGGCGATCGGATGATGGCCTTCACTGTCGAGAAGCACGGCTATGGCTTCGCGACCATCGGCGCCAACGGCAAGCTGACCGCGCGCACCGACGACGCGCTGGGTTTCCATCGTCTGCCGGGCGGAATGGTAGTGACACTGAGCGTCCGTCCGCCGGTGATCCTGGGCGTCGATGGTGCGGGACGGCCCCTCTCCGCAGTGGTCGAGAGCGGCGACCAGCGCTGGCTGGTCAGCTATGACGGCCTCACCGCGCGCGCAGCCCCGGCGCCGGCGCCGAAGACATGA
- a CDS encoding type II secretion system protein N: MSPALSLTPRQTRTALDIFTGLVVLSVAVALAGLTWRLAGHAGTGAITVPSGRGGPAVAPDIAPAIALAPFGKASAGESAQATSLPLELKGVIAAMPASLSTAFIAVSGAAATPFHVGEAVNGATIEAILRDRVILAVGGRSEYLAFPDPTLSPEQRQAAQNQATQTPQPGTAPAPGAPPPPAAPPASTAGILQRFDATPVSGGFRIGDNGPPGMVAGDVIQSVNGTSLGDPAAANAAFASAQASGNAQIQILRDGKRLTLTVPLR; this comes from the coding sequence ATGAGCCCTGCTTTGTCCCTCACTCCGCGTCAGACGCGCACCGCGCTCGATATATTTACCGGGCTGGTGGTGCTTTCGGTCGCCGTGGCGCTTGCGGGTCTCACCTGGCGGCTGGCAGGCCATGCCGGCACCGGCGCGATCACGGTGCCCTCCGGCCGCGGCGGTCCGGCTGTGGCGCCCGACATCGCGCCTGCGATCGCGCTGGCGCCGTTCGGCAAGGCGTCCGCAGGCGAGTCCGCGCAGGCCACCAGCCTGCCGCTCGAGCTCAAGGGCGTGATCGCCGCAATGCCTGCATCGCTGTCGACCGCGTTCATCGCAGTCAGCGGTGCAGCAGCGACTCCTTTCCATGTCGGCGAAGCGGTAAACGGCGCGACGATCGAGGCGATCCTGCGCGACCGCGTGATCCTCGCCGTTGGCGGGCGCAGCGAGTATCTCGCCTTTCCCGATCCGACGCTCTCCCCCGAGCAGCGCCAGGCCGCGCAGAACCAGGCAACGCAGACGCCGCAACCCGGCACCGCCCCGGCGCCCGGGGCACCGCCCCCGCCTGCAGCACCGCCCGCGAGCACCGCCGGTATCCTTCAGCGCTTCGACGCGACGCCGGTCAGCGGCGGCTTTCGCATCGGCGACAACGGCCCGCCCGGCATGGTCGCGGGAGACGTCATCCAGTCGGTCAACGGGACTTCGCTTGGCGATCCCGCCGCCGCCAATGCCGCCTTCGCCTCCGCTCAGGCGAGCGGCAATGCCCAGATCCAGATCCTCCGCGACGGCAAGCGACTGACGCTTACCGTGCCGCTCCGATAA
- the gspM gene encoding type II secretion system protein GspM — MISRLPALDAALIRFDTWWGGLSRREQILVAGAGVLLSLVVLVFGVVKPLQAARADALADIRTYETLSARIRAAGTLTTTRVPRRQGPPAQVASSSATAFGLTVAPETIPGGVRVTVADVSYDTLLAWLADLGASSDLKVRRLSIQRRPTAGRVSASVDLGA, encoded by the coding sequence GTGATCTCCCGTTTGCCGGCGCTCGACGCAGCGCTGATCCGCTTCGACACCTGGTGGGGCGGGCTCAGCCGGCGCGAGCAGATCCTTGTCGCGGGCGCCGGCGTGTTGCTCAGCCTGGTCGTGCTGGTCTTCGGCGTGGTCAAGCCGCTTCAGGCGGCGCGGGCAGATGCGCTGGCCGACATCCGCACCTATGAGACGCTGAGCGCGCGCATCCGCGCCGCCGGCACATTGACCACGACCCGCGTGCCGCGCCGGCAGGGTCCGCCCGCGCAGGTCGCCAGCAGCTCGGCTACGGCCTTCGGTCTGACGGTCGCGCCCGAGACGATTCCAGGCGGGGTGCGCGTCACCGTCGCCGATGTCAGTTACGACACGCTGCTGGCATGGCTCGCCGATTTGGGCGCGTCGAGCGACCTCAAGGTCCGGCGCCTCTCGATCCAGCGGCGGCCGACGGCGGGGCGCGTCTCGGCGAGCGTGGATTTGGGGGCATGA